The following proteins come from a genomic window of Candidatus Paceibacterota bacterium:
- a CDS encoding DUF6624 domain-containing protein — protein MYPKKQTKIIEDFYDTDQQSIKLFRLGKLSGPELEKINQESTETLKQIIAEYGFPFRNVASEKAYLSAFLITQHSCDHGFMGKVIEIFLKANNEQIRRKDLGYLIDRLRILKNLPQLYGTQYKKNGDDVQFLPIEDEANLEKRRADLEMGSWDDYKKLIRG, from the coding sequence ATGTACCCAAAAAAGCAAACGAAAATCATCGAAGATTTTTACGATACAGACCAACAATCTATTAAGCTATTTAGACTAGGGAAGTTGTCTGGACCAGAATTAGAAAAAATAAACCAAGAAAGCACAGAGACACTTAAGCAGATTATCGCTGAATATGGTTTTCCGTTTAGAAACGTGGCCTCAGAAAAGGCCTACTTAAGCGCCTTTTTAATTACACAGCACTCCTGCGACCACGGCTTTATGGGCAAGGTAATTGAAATATTTTTAAAAGCAAACAATGAGCAGATTCGTCGAAAGGATTTGGGGTATCTGATTGACCGACTGAGAATTTTAAAAAATCTCCCCCAGCTCTACGGCACGCAATACAAGAAAAATGGCGACGATGTTCAGTTCCTGCCAATCGAGGACGAGGCAAACCTAGAAAAACGCCGCGCCGATTTGGAAATGGGCAGTTGGGACGATTATAAAAAACTAATTCGCGGTTAG
- a CDS encoding DUF397 domain-containing protein: MRLLLTTSQTPNGEEISMISRPVPDSSFVKSSYSQPGGIINCVAVARTPDVVAVRDTKDPSKTTLAFTHSEWKAFLQGVRAGEFDI, translated from the coding sequence ATGCGGTTACTCCTAACAACCAGTCAAACCCCAAATGGTGAGGAAATCAGTATGATAAGCAGACCAGTCCCCGACAGCTCTTTTGTGAAATCGAGCTACAGCCAGCCAGGAGGAATCATCAATTGTGTTGCCGTGGCCCGCACCCCCGATGTGGTGGCGGTTCGCGACACAAAGGATCCTTCCAAAACAACCCTCGCATTTACACACTCCGAATGGAAGGCGTTTTTGCAAGGAGTTCGTGCCGGTGAATTCGACATCTGA